A stretch of the Aegilops tauschii subsp. strangulata cultivar AL8/78 chromosome 4, Aet v6.0, whole genome shotgun sequence genome encodes the following:
- the LOC109752057 gene encoding uncharacterized protein, with translation MAQYRQSGGGFFDSRGGGAHHPLPDYHRAHPSKPSRIRRPGKPARRRSPAVAAAAAAVLLLAGVFILSRRLSRDPAEIGEDSGGGEGLPEWNRSKNWKELKFGHGGGGRSARDSRYWDQDDRRRDEDYSEDEKEKVSGAGGNTADAGGGSEKSVSSDPGIEEKGLTLDTRGGADKEVPELAEGGKGGTLYNEGGRKELEQYEAASMGALGTGTREVDPDDEYDDGIDDPDDSQMHSSVAGSKLGDGIHENIGKEENVALERHMKTAGGRISDDGDAVNTNQKKASGTGDKKHGSKKKPKRKKPGSTCEMKFLNSTAQLVEPAKNEKFASFKLEYVEIEQKPAGSENWEPRFAGHQTLQEREESYVAHDQQLTCAFVKGPNGSSTGFDISEDDRNYMSKCRIAVSSCIFGNSDRLRTPFGKTITRLSKKTVCFAMFLDEVTLETLLSEGQKMDNMGFIGVWKIILIKNMPYNDMRRVGKIPKLLAHRLFPSSRFSIWLDSKLRLQTDPILILEYFLWRHGYEYAISNHYDRHCVWEEVAQNKKLNKFNHTIIDQQFEFYQADGLTRFNSSDPHKLLPSYVPEGSFIVREHTPMSNLFSCLWFNEVDRFTPRDQLSFAYTYLKLRRMNPKKSFRLNMFKDCERRSMAKLFHHRSEERHSSGQLTR, from the exons ATGGCGCAGTACAGGCAATCCGGCGGCGGCTTCTTCGACTCCCGCGGCGGCGGGGCCCACCACCCGCTCCCGGACTACCACCGGGCACACCCCTCCAAACCCTCCCGGATCCGCCGCCCCGGCaagcccgcgcgccgccgctcgccggccgTTGCCGCAGCTGCCGCTGCAGTCCTGCTCCTCGCTGGAGTCTTCATCCTCTCGCGCCGCCTCTCTCGCGACCCCGCAG AGATCGGAGAGGATTCGGGTGGCGGGGAGGGTTTGCCGGAGTGGAACCGGAGCAAGAACTGGAAGGAGCTCAAGTTCGGCCATGGCGGTGGTGGCAGGAGTGCGCGGGATTCCAGGTACTGGGACCAGGACGATCGACGGCGCGACGAAGACTACTCGGAGGACGAGAAGGAGAAGGTCTCGGGTGCAGGTGGAAACACTGCTGATGCTGGTGGTGGCAGTGAGAAAAGCGTGAGCTCTGATCCCGGTATTGAGGAGAAAGGGTTGACCTTGGATACCAGGGGTGGTGCTGACAAGGAGGTTCCAGAGTTGGCTGAAGGGGGGAAAGGAGGCACCTTGTACAATGAGGGTGGCAGGAAAGAGCTGGAGCAGTATGAGGCGGCCTCCATGGGTGCGTTGGGCACGGGGACGAGGGAGGTTGATCCAGATGATGAGTATGATGATGGCATTGATGATCCCGATGATTCTCAGATGCATTCATCTGTTGCCGGTAGTAAGCTTGGTGATGGTATTCATGAGAACATAGGGAAGGAAGAGAATGTTGCCTTGGAGAGACACATGAAAACAGCAGGTGGAAGGATTAGTGATGACGGTGATGCTGTTAACACGAATCAAAAGAAAGCTTCGGGTACTGGTGATAAGAAACATGGGTCCAAGAAGAAACCAAAGCGGAAAAAGCCTG GTTCAACCTGTGAAATGAAGTTCCTGAACTCCACTGCTCAACTTGTAGAGCCTGCAAAAAATGAAAAATTTGCTAGCTTTAAGTTGGAGTATGTAGAGATTGAACAAAAACCAGCTGGATCCGAAAATTGGGAGCCAAGATTTGCTGGCCACCAGACTCTACAGGAAAGGGAGGAGTCATACGTAGCTCATGATCAACAACTGACATGTGCTTTTGTTAAGGGGCCTAATGGATCAAGCACTGGTTTTGATATATCTGAGGATGACAGGAACTACATGAGCAAATGCCGCATTGCTGTATCTTCCTGCATCTTTGGAAACTCCGATCGTCTGAGGACTCCATTTGGCAAAACA ATTACACGTCTCTCAAAGAAGACAGTTTGTTTTGCTATGTTTTTGGATGAAGTCACATTGGAAACTTTGCTATCTGAAGGCCAAAAAATGGACAACATGGGTTTCATTGGTGTATGGAAGATCATATTGATTAAGAATATGCCTTATAATGACATGCGGAGAGTTGGGAAAATACCAAAACTTTTGGCGCATCGACTTTTCCCATCATCAAG ATTCTCGATCTGGCTGGACAGCAAATTGCGACTACAAACTGATCCTATCCTTATCCTAGAATATTTTCTTTGGCGGCATGGTTATGAATATGCTATTTCCAATCATTATGATCGGCACTGCGTATGGGAGGAAGTGGCACAAAATAAAAAGCTGAACAAGTTCAACCATACAATAATTGATCAACAGTTTGAGTTTTACCAAGCTGATGGACTGACAAGGTTCAACTCATCGGATCCCCACAAGCTGCTACCAAGCT ATGTCCCTGAAGGTTCTTTCATCGTGAGGGAACACACACCAATGTCCAACTTATTCTCTTGTCTATGGTTCAATGAGGTCGATCGCTTCACACCTCGTGACCAGCTCAGCTTTGCATATACATACTTGAAGCTTAGAAGAATGAATCCTAAGAAGTCGTTTCGCCTCAATATGTTTAAG GATTGTGAGAGACGATCAATGGCAAAACTATTTCATCATCGATCGGAAGAGAGACATAGCAGTGGACAGCTAACAAGATAA
- the LOC109752058 gene encoding uncharacterized protein, protein MKMNRLKLKKKREPVPDQIKRRRSAERLSKVREVHGIVYKLFSCFTPPLPLPLEKSIFPTPPRNQTMQIRRSSLSLHLLHSHACMSSIATMRCLRPGGARRRQCPLLAAFCSSLVDGLAHLEATLSAEDDDGGGGSAVSMRWCADAMRLVRRMQRDLLAVFRSADAPADPCGGEDWLEQYMQETAALLDFCNAFKSAVSRMHRYCMVVDFAAQVGCAGAGGVAASLVAESTGSPKETDAPSSPAAAVRAKLSDVKAVVSEAERLGGKIISSSSGSGSMVLVTLVAKITMAVVATSVLHALTHASPPSLLDDDVGVGGSHQRSSTLARADVPEQLRPWRESLSAINERVAALPASIAEHESVVTAVRDMIGGKTEGSEDHVEVLRTRSGELREGVEMFDCVLDQVFDEVIRGRNEMLGIFRDMVLT, encoded by the coding sequence atgaagatgaatagattgaagttaaaaaaaaaaagagaacCGGTCCCAGATCAAATCAAAAGAAGAAGAAGTGCGGAGAGGTTAAGCAAAGTACGCGAGGTGCATGGAATAGTATACAAGTTGTTCTCTTGCTTCActcctccccttcccctcccttTGGAAAAATCTATCTTCCCCACCCCTCCAAGAAACCAAACCATGCAAATACGCAGGTCATCTCTCTCGCTACATCTTCTCCATtctcatgcatgcatgagcaGCATAGCGACCATGCGATGCCTCAGGCCAGGCGGCGCTCGCCGCCGGCAGTGCCCTCTCCTCGCCGCCTTCTGCTCCTCGCTCGTCGACGGGCTCGCGCACCTGGAAGCCACGCTGTCCGCCGAagatgacgacggcggcggcgggtcgGCGGTGTCCATGAGGTGGTGCGCCGACGCCATGCGGCTCGTGAGGCGGATGCAGCGGGACCTGCTGGCCGTCTTCAGGAGCGCCGACGCGCCGGCCGACCCCTGCGGCGGCGAGGACTGGCTGGAGCAGTACATGCAGGAGACCGCGGCGCTGCTGGACTTCTGCAACGCGTTCAAGTCCGCCGTGTCGCGGATGCACCGCTACTGCATGGTGGTGGACTTCGCCGCGCAGGTGGGCTGCGCCGGCGCCGGAGGTGTCGCCGCCTCGCTCGTCGCCGAGAGCACCGGCTCGCCGAAGGAGACGGACGCGCCGtcctcgccggccgccgccgtccgCGCTAAGCTGTCGGACGTGAAGGCAGTGGTGAGCGAGGCGGAGCGGCTGGGGGGAAAGATCATCTCCAGCTCCAGCGGCAGCGGCAGCATGGTCCTCGTCACTCTCGTCGCCAAGATCACAATGGCCGTCGTGGCCACCTCCGTGCTCCACGCGCTCACCCACGCCTCACCCCCTTCCCTCCTCGACGACGACGTCGGCGTCGGCGGATCGCACCAGCGCAGCAGCACGCTCGCCCGCGCCGACGTCCCAGAGCAGCTGCGTCCGTGGCGCGAGTCGCTGTCGGCAATCAACGAGCGCGTGGCGGCGCTGCCGGCGAGCATCGCGGAGCACGAGAGTGTCGTCACGGCGGTGAGGGACATGATCGGCGGCAAGACGGAAGGATCAGAGGATCACGTGGAGGTGCTGAGGACGAGGTCCGGCGAGCTCCGGGAGGGGGTGGAGATGTTCGACTGTGTTCTTGATCAAgtctttgatgaggtgatcaggGGCAGGAATGAGATGCTGGGGATCTTCAGAGATATGGTCCTCACATAA